Below is a genomic region from Streptomyces ferrugineus.
GCCGGTGATGATGGAGATCGCCATCGCGGTGGCCACCACGGCCCGTACGCACGGCTACGACGTCCTGCTGCTGACCGGCGAGGAGGGTCCCGACGCCGTGCGCCGCGTCACCGGCAGCGGGCTGGCCGACGCGATGATCCTGATGGACGTCCAGCTCGACGACGAGCGGCTGCCGCTGCTGCGCGGCACCGACCAGCCGTCCGTACTGATCGGGCTGCCCTCCGACACCACCGGGCTGACCTGCGTCGACCTCGACTTCAAGGCGACCGGGGCGCTGTGCGTGGAGCATCTGGCGACGCTGGGGCACCGCGACATCGCTGTCATAGGAGAGGCCCCGGCCGTCTACGAGCGGCACACCGGGTTCGCGGAGCGCACGCTCGACGGACTGCGGCTGCGGTCCCAGGAGCTGGGGATCCGGCTGCTGCACCGGCCCTGCGAGGGCGGCTACGACGCGATGGCCGTCACCCTCGCCCGCATCCTCGACGAGCGCCCGGGCACCACGGGGTTCGTCGTGCAGAACGAGTCGGCGGTCGAGCCGCTGCTCGCCCTGCTGCGCCAGCAGGGCCGCGCCGTGCCCGAGGACGTGTCGGTGGTCGCCATCTGCCCCGACCAGGTCGCCACCCAGGCCTCGGTGCGGCTGACGTCGGTCTCCATCCCCGCGCAGGAGATGGGCCGGCATGCGGTCGAACAGCTGGTCGCCAAGCTCGACGGGCGCGGAAGTGACGAAGTCCTGCTGATCGCACCCGAGTTGACGGTCCGGGCGAGTTCGGGTCCGGCGCCGTCGGCGAACTGACGCCCCTTGCCTCACGTGCCTGTACGCACGTCCCTGTCTGCTTTCCTCCAGGAGCACGCCTCGTGTATCAGCCTGCCGAAAACCAGCCCAAGGTCAGTCTCGCGCAGTCGTCCCCCACCGTCGGCACGTTCCGCGAGCGGGACGGTGCGCTGGAGTGGAGCGGCCGCCAGGAGACCGTTCGCGTCGAGCCGTGGGGACCGGACGCGGTCCGGGTGCGCACCCGCCTCGGTGGACCGATCCTCGACGGACTGCCCGGTGCCCTCCTCGACGGGCCCGAGGCCACCGAGAGCTCGGTCAAGATCGGTGACGGCGAGGCGCAGTTGACCGTGGGCGCGCTGACCGTCCACGTCGACGCCGAGGGCCTGATCCGCTTCCTGCGCACCGAGGACTCCGCCGAGCTCCTCGCAGAGGCCCGCGCCCACTTCTGGTGGCCCGGCGCGCGCCTCTACACGGCCGTCGGCAACGGCTACCACCGTCTTGAGCAGCGCTTCGCCGCCTACGACGACGAGAAGCTGTACGGACTCGGCCAGCACCAGCACGGCCGGTTCGACCAGAAGGGCCTGGTCCTGGACCTGGTCCAGCGCAATGCCGAGGTCGGCATCCCGGTCCTGTCGTCCAGCCGTGGCTACACCCTCCTGTGGAACAACCCGGCGATCGGCCGCGTGGAGCTCGCGCACAACGGCACGCGGTGGGTCGCCGACTCCGCCCGGCAGATCGACTACTGGATCGCCGCGGGCACCCCGGCCGACGGCCAGCGCCGCTACAGCGCGGTGACGGGCCGTACGCCCATGCTGCCGGAGTGGGCGGCGGGCTTCTGGCAGTGCAAGCTGCGCTACCGCACCCAGGACGAACTCCTCGCCGTGGCACGGGAGTACAAGCGCCGGGGCCTGCCGCTCTCGGCGATCGTCTGCGACTTCTTCCACTGGACCCACCTCGGCGACTGGAAGTTCGACCCGGCCGAGTGGCCCGACCCGGCGGCGATGGTGCGCGAGCTGGACGAGATGGGCGTCAAGCTCGTCGTGTCCGTGTGGCCGTCGGTCTCCCCGCTCTCCGAGAACCACCCGGTCATGGAGCAGCGCGGCCACTTCATCGGCACCCAGTACGGCCCGATGGCACACGCCGACTGGCCGGACAAGGAGGTCGCCTCCACCGTCCAGGTCGCCTTCTACGACGCCACCAACCCCGACGCCCGTGAGTTCCTGTGGTCGAGGATCAAGCAGAACTACCTCGACCCGTACGGCATCACCGCCTTCTGGCTGGACGCGTGCGAGCCCGAGCTGAAGCCGGGCTTCCAGGAGAACCTGCGCTACTGGACGGGCCCCGGCCTGGAGGTCGGCAACAGCTACCCCGCCGAGAACTCCCGCACCTTCTACGAGGGCCTGCGCGCGTCCGGCGAGGAGGAGGTCGTCACCCTCAACCGCTCGGCCTGGGCGGGCAGCCAGCGCTACGGCGCCGCCCTGTGGTCCGGCGACATCGGCACCGACTTCCCGACCCTGCGCCGCCAGATCGCGGCCGGCCTGAACACCGCGCTGTCCGGCATCCCCTGGTGGAACACCGACATCGGCGGCTTCCACGGCGGCGACCCGGACGACCCGGCCTACCGCGAGGTGATGGTCCGCTGGTTCCAGTTCGGCGCCCTGTCCCCGCTGATGCGCCTGCACGGCTTCCGCGACCCGGGCATGCCGCTCGGCCCGGAGATGACCGGCGGTCCGAACGAGGTGTGGTCGTACGGCGAGGAGGCCGGCGCGATCATGGAGAAGTACCTGCGGCTGCGCGAGCGCCTGAAGCCGTATGTGCTGGACGTCATGCGCGAGGCCCATGAGGAGGGCCTGCCGGTGATGCGGCCGCTGTTCCTGGAGTTCCCCGACGACCAGACGGCCTGGTCGGTCGACGACGCCTATCTCCTCGGCCGCGATCTGCTGGTCGCCCCGGTGCTGACGGCGGGCGCGACGGCCCGCACGACGTACCTTCCGGCGGGCGCGGGCTGGACGGACGCGTGGACGGGTGAGACGTACGAGGGCGGTAGGACCGTGACGGTGGACGCCCCACTGGACCGCATCCCGCTGTTCCTGCGGGACGGGGTGCGGCTGCCGGTGGCGGACTAGGCGCGCCCGTCCAACTTCCGTTCACCACAAGTCAGTTCGACGAGATAGGTTCCCTACGTGTCCTCGTCTCCGCTCGCCCTCACCCTCGCCAATCTGCTCCTGCGCCCGGCCCTCGGCTCCCGCCGCAGTCCGGACCGGGTCTTCGACCGGATCGCCGTGGAGGCCGGGGAGGCACCCGGTGACCGGCAGTTCGTCGACGACTTCCGGTCCCTGCTGGGCTGGTGGGCGAAGGCCGACAACCTCACGCCGGTCGGCTGGCAGTCCGCGCAGGCGCATGTGCGCCGGCATCTGACCAACCGGGCCCGCGTCCGGCGGCTGATCGCCGAGCACCCCGAGATCGAGCGCGAGCCGATCGAGAAGCCGGTGTTCGTCGTGGGCCTGCCGCGCACGGCGACCACCGTCACGCACGCCGTCCTGTCGATCTCGGACGAGCACCGCTGCCCGCTGCTGTGGGAACTGCTCGCCCCCGACCTGGAGTTGCCGCCCCGGCAGCGCAGGAAGGCGATCACGACCGGCCGCCGGATGGTCCAGGGCACCGATCTCTTCGCGCCGCGCTTCCGTGACATCCACGCGATGGTGGCCGAGGGCCCGGAGGAGTGCACGTTCGCGCTCCCGCACGCCTCGATGCCGTTCTCCCAGGCCCGGATACCCGAGTACCAGGCGTGGCACCGCGAGC
It encodes:
- a CDS encoding LacI family DNA-binding transcriptional regulator; amino-acid sequence: MVTLAEVAQHAGVSASTVSYVLSGKRSISTTTRQRVEQSIRELGYHPNAGARALASSRSNIIALMIPLRTDMYVPVMMEIAIAVATTARTHGYDVLLLTGEEGPDAVRRVTGSGLADAMILMDVQLDDERLPLLRGTDQPSVLIGLPSDTTGLTCVDLDFKATGALCVEHLATLGHRDIAVIGEAPAVYERHTGFAERTLDGLRLRSQELGIRLLHRPCEGGYDAMAVTLARILDERPGTTGFVVQNESAVEPLLALLRQQGRAVPEDVSVVAICPDQVATQASVRLTSVSIPAQEMGRHAVEQLVAKLDGRGSDEVLLIAPELTVRASSGPAPSAN
- a CDS encoding glycoside hydrolase family 31 protein; its protein translation is MYQPAENQPKVSLAQSSPTVGTFRERDGALEWSGRQETVRVEPWGPDAVRVRTRLGGPILDGLPGALLDGPEATESSVKIGDGEAQLTVGALTVHVDAEGLIRFLRTEDSAELLAEARAHFWWPGARLYTAVGNGYHRLEQRFAAYDDEKLYGLGQHQHGRFDQKGLVLDLVQRNAEVGIPVLSSSRGYTLLWNNPAIGRVELAHNGTRWVADSARQIDYWIAAGTPADGQRRYSAVTGRTPMLPEWAAGFWQCKLRYRTQDELLAVAREYKRRGLPLSAIVCDFFHWTHLGDWKFDPAEWPDPAAMVRELDEMGVKLVVSVWPSVSPLSENHPVMEQRGHFIGTQYGPMAHADWPDKEVASTVQVAFYDATNPDAREFLWSRIKQNYLDPYGITAFWLDACEPELKPGFQENLRYWTGPGLEVGNSYPAENSRTFYEGLRASGEEEVVTLNRSAWAGSQRYGAALWSGDIGTDFPTLRRQIAAGLNTALSGIPWWNTDIGGFHGGDPDDPAYREVMVRWFQFGALSPLMRLHGFRDPGMPLGPEMTGGPNEVWSYGEEAGAIMEKYLRLRERLKPYVLDVMREAHEEGLPVMRPLFLEFPDDQTAWSVDDAYLLGRDLLVAPVLTAGATARTTYLPAGAGWTDAWTGETYEGGRTVTVDAPLDRIPLFLRDGVRLPVAD
- a CDS encoding sulfotransferase family protein produces the protein MSSSPLALTLANLLLRPALGSRRSPDRVFDRIAVEAGEAPGDRQFVDDFRSLLGWWAKADNLTPVGWQSAQAHVRRHLTNRARVRRLIAEHPEIEREPIEKPVFVVGLPRTATTVTHAVLSISDEHRCPLLWELLAPDLELPPRQRRKAITTGRRMVQGTDLFAPRFRDIHAMVAEGPEECTFALPHASMPFSQARIPEYQAWHRERDFVDDYRYLKQVYQVLQYGRPRRRWMLKSPMHLENLEALRTVFPDATIVWCHRDPVTVVASFCSLIEHGMAISVRPLDLAGIGATWLDLLSRAMARGLAARAAIPAEQLVDAPYSWLGSDPATGAPKLYAAVGARWTESDAARLPGVVARPRGTRRHTYDLARYGLTRAEVEAAFADYNALRAEVDPT